The following proteins are encoded in a genomic region of Oncorhynchus keta strain PuntledgeMale-10-30-2019 chromosome 6, Oket_V2, whole genome shotgun sequence:
- the LOC118385663 gene encoding isotocin-neurophysin IT 1 has protein sequence MAMFGTSVSALCLLFLLSVCTACYISNCPIGGKRSALAFPSRKCMACGPGDRGRCFGPNICCGEGMGCYVGSPEAAGCVEENYLPSPCEAGGRVCGSEEGRCAAPGICCDVEGCSIDQSCTEEDEAEYISQSVSSSHGHDLLMKLLNMISHTPPHRVHK, from the exons A TGGCTATGTTTGGCACCTCAGTGTCCGCCCTCTGTCTGCTGTTCCTGCTATCTGTATGCACTGCCTGCTACATCTCCAACTGCCCCATAGGAGGCAAGAGATCAGCCCTAGCTTTCCCATCCAGAAAG TGCATGGCATGTGGCCCCGGGGACAGGGGTCGCTGCTTTGGCCCCAATATCTGCTGTGGGGAGGGGATGGGCTGCTACGTGGGCTCGCCAGAGGCAGCTGGCTGCGTGGAGGAGAACTACCTGCCCTCCCCCTGTGAGGCCGGAGGAAGAGTGTGTGGCTCTGAAGAGGGACGTTGTGCTGCACCGGGGATCTGCTGTGACGTGG AGGGTTGTAGTATTGACCAATCCTGTACTGAGGAGGATGAAGCTGAATACATAAGCCAATCAGTGAGCAGTAGCCATGGCCATGATCTGCTGATGAAGCTTCTGAACATGATTAGCCACACCCCTCCCCACAGAGTCCACAAGTAA